A portion of the Luxibacter massiliensis genome contains these proteins:
- a CDS encoding glycyl radical protein: MGLYTYDSSDIPKSERISKLVENLYAKMPEIESARAVLITESYKQTENEPMIIRRAKAFRHILENIPIVIRDLELIVGSTTIAPRGCQTYPEFSYEWLEEEFDTVEKRSADPFYISDKTKAELKEANAYWKGKTTSELATAYMEPETLLAMEHNMFTPGNYFYNGVGHVTVKYGEVLEIGFAGIRQKAEAEMASLCLADGDYQKRSRFLEAVIISCDAVITYARRYARLALKEAEQCTDTARKKELLGIAQNCANVPEKGASGFYEACQSFWFVQQLLQIESSGHSISPGRFDQYMYPYYKKDLEAGKITRGFAQELMDCIWVKLNDLNKCRDAASAEGFAGYSLFQNLIAGGQNKDGIDVTNDLSFMSIQASMHVFLPQPSLSVRVWNGTPHEFLVKAAELTRTGIGLPAYYNDEVIIPSLISRGLTLEDARDYNIIGCVEPQKAGKTEGWHDAAFFNMCRPLELVFGNGMDKGSQVGPKTGKVEDMRTFEEFYQAYKIQMDYAIKLLVNADNAIDMAHAERCPLPFLSSMVDDCMKRGKSVQEGGAVYNFTGPQGFGVANMADALYAVKKLVYDEKKISMKELKDMLALNYGKGLAEEDMVSMAADVAAGMKSAGQAVGEREIAAILKSIAAISEAPEVKEKGERILKLIDEVPKFGNDIAEVDAFARDVAYTYTKPLQNYKNPRGGIFQAGLYPVSANVPLGAQTGATPDGRLAHTPVADGVSPSAGKDINGPTAAANSVSRLDHYIASNGTLFNQKFHPSALSGRSGLENFVGLIRSYFDQKGSHMQFNVVSRETLLDAQKHPEQYKHLVVRVAGYSALFTTLSKSLQDDIIRRTEQGF; the protein is encoded by the coding sequence ATGGGATTATACACTTATGACAGCAGCGATATCCCAAAGTCGGAGCGGATTTCTAAGCTTGTTGAGAATTTGTATGCTAAGATGCCGGAGATAGAATCTGCCAGGGCGGTTTTGATTACCGAGTCTTATAAGCAGACTGAGAATGAGCCTATGATTATACGTAGGGCAAAGGCTTTCAGGCATATTTTAGAAAATATACCGATTGTCATACGGGATTTAGAGTTGATTGTCGGAAGCACGACGATTGCCCCCCGGGGATGCCAGACATATCCAGAGTTTTCCTATGAGTGGCTGGAAGAAGAGTTTGATACAGTGGAAAAGAGAAGTGCCGACCCGTTTTATATTTCAGATAAGACGAAGGCAGAACTGAAAGAGGCTAACGCATACTGGAAAGGGAAAACAACCAGTGAGCTTGCCACGGCCTACATGGAACCGGAGACATTGCTTGCCATGGAGCATAATATGTTTACCCCTGGCAATTATTTTTATAATGGCGTGGGACATGTCACTGTAAAGTATGGCGAGGTGCTGGAGATTGGATTCGCGGGCATCAGGCAAAAGGCCGAGGCGGAGATGGCATCTTTATGTCTGGCAGATGGAGATTATCAGAAAAGATCCAGATTCCTGGAAGCTGTTATCATCAGCTGTGATGCGGTGATTACATATGCAAGGCGGTACGCCAGGCTGGCCCTTAAAGAGGCTGAACAATGCACAGATACCGCAAGGAAGAAGGAACTGCTTGGGATTGCCCAGAATTGTGCGAATGTGCCGGAGAAGGGAGCGTCGGGATTCTACGAAGCTTGTCAGTCTTTCTGGTTTGTGCAGCAGCTTCTGCAGATTGAATCCAGCGGCCATTCTATTTCTCCTGGAAGGTTTGACCAGTATATGTATCCTTATTATAAGAAGGATTTAGAAGCTGGCAAGATCACAAGAGGATTCGCCCAGGAACTGATGGACTGTATCTGGGTGAAGCTCAATGACTTAAATAAATGCCGAGACGCTGCGTCTGCGGAAGGGTTTGCAGGATACAGCCTGTTCCAGAACCTGATTGCGGGCGGCCAGAATAAAGACGGGATTGATGTGACAAACGATCTGTCATTCATGAGCATTCAGGCATCTATGCACGTATTCCTGCCCCAGCCGTCCTTGTCTGTCAGAGTATGGAACGGCACGCCCCATGAATTCTTGGTGAAAGCGGCTGAGCTGACCCGCACAGGTATTGGCCTGCCTGCATACTACAACGATGAGGTGATTATCCCTTCTCTGATCAGCAGGGGGCTTACGTTGGAAGATGCAAGAGATTATAATATCATCGGCTGTGTGGAGCCGCAGAAAGCGGGGAAAACGGAAGGCTGGCATGATGCTGCATTTTTCAACATGTGCCGTCCTCTGGAACTTGTGTTTGGCAATGGGATGGATAAAGGCAGCCAGGTCGGGCCCAAAACAGGCAAAGTAGAAGATATGCGTACCTTTGAAGAATTCTACCAGGCTTATAAGATCCAGATGGATTATGCGATTAAACTTCTGGTGAACGCGGATAATGCCATCGATATGGCACATGCAGAACGGTGCCCGCTTCCCTTCTTGTCTTCTATGGTAGATGACTGTATGAAGAGAGGAAAGAGTGTACAGGAAGGCGGGGCTGTCTATAACTTTACAGGCCCTCAGGGATTTGGCGTTGCAAATATGGCAGATGCCCTGTATGCAGTGAAGAAGCTGGTTTATGATGAGAAGAAAATCAGCATGAAGGAGCTGAAGGATATGTTGGCCCTCAACTATGGCAAAGGCCTTGCAGAGGAAGATATGGTATCCATGGCAGCAGACGTGGCAGCAGGAATGAAGTCTGCTGGACAAGCTGTAGGGGAGCGGGAAATAGCTGCGATATTAAAGAGCATAGCCGCTATTTCAGAAGCACCTGAGGTTAAGGAGAAGGGCGAAAGGATTCTGAAGCTGATAGATGAGGTTCCGAAGTTCGGCAATGATATAGCAGAGGTAGATGCATTTGCAAGGGATGTGGCTTATACATATACAAAGCCGTTACAGAACTATAAGAATCCCCGGGGGGGGATTTTCCAGGCAGGCCTTTATCCGGTATCGGCCAATGTCCCCCTGGGCGCTCAGACTGGAGCCACGCCAGACGGGCGTCTGGCCCATACCCCTGTTGCGGACGGTGTGTCCCCCTCTGCAGGGAAGGATATAAATGGGCCCACGGCAGCGGCAAACTCTGTTTCAAGGCTGGATCATTATATTGCATCGAATGGTACACTTTTTAATCAGAAGTTCCACCCCTCTGCCCTGAGTGGGAGAAGCGGCCTTGAGAATTTTGTGGGACTTATCCGTTCTTATTTTGACCAGAAAGGAAGCCACATGCAGTT